Within the Opitutaceae bacterium TAV5 genome, the region CGAACAACGCCGCCATCGTCCCGCCCGGCATGATCGGCTGGGACCGTGCCGACGTCCTGTGGGACAATCTCGAACCCGCCCCCGGCGACTGGCACGACGACGTCCTGGAAAAATGGGGACAGCGCGTCCTCGCCCTGCGCGAGCACGGCGTCGAGTTCCTTCCCATCCTCTGCTACACCGCCCGCTGGGCCGTGGACACCACCCCGCGCACCACCTTCGAAACCGACACCACCCGCACCGTTCTCGAACGCAAGGACGACGGCCGCCTCGTTGTCCTCACCTACAAGAAAGCCCACAACGGCTCCTGGGTTCGGGAAAGCGCCGCCGTCACCAAACCGCGCATGCAGTGGGCCATCGCGCCCGACCACGTGCCCGCCTGGGAAAACTACGTGCGCCGGGTAGTCACCTACCTCTCCGCGCCACCCTACAATGTGCGCTACTTCCAGATCTGGAACGAGGCGCATCCTCGCAGCAGTTTCTGGCAGCACGCCAGTATGGACGATTACATGACGCGCATCCATCTCCCCGCCGCACGCATCATCCGCGAATCCGGCGGTCCCGATGCAAAGGTCGCTTACGGCGGCTGGCCCGACTGCGGCCCCATCCAGGAATACATCGACATGCTCGACCGCCACGACGCCTGGAAGACCATCGACGTCCACGACATCCACTACCTCCCGATTTCCGCCTTCGAAAAAATCCAGGCCGCCGCCCGGGAACGCGGCCTCGGTTCCGTGCCGCTCTGGCAGACCGAAATCGGCTTCGTCAGAAACACCGCCACGATTCCCGACATGTGGCCCCGCTTCATCGCCTGGTCACTCCGCCAGGGCTGGGCCGCCGCCAATCGCGACGACTACAAACTTTTCTGGTTTCCCGCCTGGACGCCCGACGCCCCCGCGTCCTACGGCTACGGACGCGCGCTCCTGCATGGCCAGAACCTCTCCGCCCACGGCCAGGCCATGCGCACTCTCGCGCAACTTTTCGGCGACTCCCCGCTCGTACTCTACACCGACCCCGTCACCACCACGCCCGCCCTCACCCGCAACGGCATCGCTCAAAAAAAAGACGGCGTTGAAATTTTCCTCCTCAAGCCGCCTGCGAACCCCGCCGCAACGACCACGCCCTCGTCCGCCACGTCCGATCGCATCCTGGCCGTCCTCCACCTGAACCGCGAAAAAGGCCGGAAACTCCCCGAAGCCATCACGCTTTCGCTGCCGCAACTCCCGTCTTCCCGCATTGCGAGCGTCCGCCGCATCGACATGGCCGGCCATGCCACTCCCGTCGAAAGCCCCGCCGGCACGAACGCCTTCCGCATCCCGACCGCCGACGCGCCGGAATCTCCTACCGCCACCTTGTTCACCAACGCCACCGTCCAGACGATTTACGTCGAACTCACACTCTCCAGATGACCCGCAAAACCCTCACGGTCCTTTCCGCGCTCTGTCTTCAGGCTTCCGGGTTTTCTGCCCAAGCGGCGGAAGCCCCGCCGCCCCCCTCCGCCATCCGTAATTTCAGCGGCGTCTGCCAGGGTTTCGGGAAAATCTCCGCCCTCAATGAATTCGTCGGCTGGGAACGCGACGACGTTTACTGGGACAAACTCGAACCCAAACCCGGCCAGTGGAATCAGGCCGAACTCGAAAAGTGGGGACAGAAAATCCTGCAACTCCGCGCCCAAGGCGTGCAGTTCCTGCCCATCCTCGACTACTCCGCGCGCTGGGCGGTGGACTCCGAACCCCGCACCCTGCACTTCGCCGACGGGCGCCGCGTGGAAATCAAACCCGATCCTTCCGCCCCCTTCCCGGGAGCGATGATCGAAACCACTTTTATCCGAAATGCCGCCACTGGCGCCTGGGAGCAGACCGGGGCCGGGAGCAAAACAGTCAAAAACCACGCCCTCTCCCAACTCGGCGCCGCACACGTTCCCGCGTGGGAGGCTTACGTCCGCCGCGTCGTGACCTTCCTCTCCGCGCCCCCCTACAACCTTCGCTACTTCCAGGTCTGGAACGAAGCCCACGCCGAAAGCGGTTTCTGGCGCCAGGGCGACGATCTCGACGTTTACATGCAGCGCGTCCATCTCCCCGCCGCGAAGATCATCCGCGAACTCGGCAGCAAGGTCGTTTACGGAGGCTGGCCCTGCTGCGGCTCCGTCCAGGAATACGTCGCACTCCTCGACCGCAACAACGCCTGGGAAAGCATCGACGTTCACGACCTCCACTACTTCCCCGTATCCAGCTTCGAATACATCCATCGTGCCGCCGAAAAACGTGATCACGGCTCACCCTCCATCTGGCAAACTGAAATCGGTTTTACCACCGACCCCACCGTCCTCGCCAACGAATATCCCCGCTACCTCGACTGGGCGCTTCGCAAGGGCTGGGACCCCGCCGCCGAACCCGACAAGTACAAGCTTTTCTGGTTCGCCGCCCAGTCGCCCGACGATCCCAAGGCCTACGGATACAAGCACAGCCTCATGCTCGGTGACAAACTCCACGCCCACGGCCTCAGCCTGAAAACGCTGGTTGCGCTCCTCTCGCCCGGCCAGTTCGGCCGCTACACCGATCCGGTTGAAACCTCTCCGGTCCTCCATGCCGAGATCGACGAACGCAAAAGCTCGCTGGAAGCATTCACGGCGGATGACGGCAGGAAGATCGTCCTCGCCCTTCATCTCGCGCAAAACAACACGGCAAAAATCTTCACCGACTGGAACGGCGACCTCGGCACGATTCACCTCGATCACGGCAATCCGACGATCACCGTGACGCTTCCGGTTCTTTCGCCCGGCCGCATTCTCAGCGTCCGCCGCGTCGATGCCGCCGGCACCGCCACACCGCTCGTCGCCGAAGACGCCGCCAACTCAACCACCCTTGTCGTCCCCATTCGCGACTCGAAGGACAGCCCCTCCGCCAAATGGATGAACGACGGCCCCGTCCGCACCTTCTACGTGGAAATCACGCTGAAACCATGAATCATCCTCGATGCCGCCCTGCTCTCTCCCCGCCATGAAAACACAACCCAACCTTCATCCATATAGCCTGCCTTCGCGGGCTTTTACCCTGATAGAGCTCCTTACCGTCATCGCCATCATTGGCATCTTGGCGGGCATAATGATCCCCGTGGTCGGAGCCGTGCGCGCGAAAGCCCGCGCAGTACAATGCATAAGCAACCTCCGGCAAATCGGCGTGGCCTTCCTCGGCCATGCCGCCGCTAACAAGGATTACCTGCCCAACGGTTGCTGGCGGGCATCAGGTGTCGAACTCATGTGGGACGAAGCCATCAGCCCCTATCTTCAACACAGCTTTGGCAGTTCCGCTCCCAACGACGTCAGCGGCAACCGCCGTGGCAAGGACATGCTTTTTTGTCCGAGCGACACCAAACATGCACGTTATTCCGCCACCTGGGTGCGCCGTTCCTACTCCTTTTCACGAGGGGCCACCCCCTCAGATCGGGATAAACAATACGGCTATCGGCTCTCCGAATTCACAAGCCTGTCACGCACGATTCTTGTCACTGATCGCAGCCAAAGTAACAACTATTGTGGTTCTTACGCCTGCTGGGACATCGGCGGCGCGTCCACTCAAAAAGGGGGTGATGGCATGGGGGAACAGACGCACAAGGGGCGTTTCAATTATCTGTTTGTCGATGGACATGTGAAAAACCTCGATCCCGCCGAAACCTCCACTCCCTACAACATGTGGACGTTCACTGGCCAATAGATGAGATGACGCCCTTGTCCTGAAGGGTTGAACCCGCCGCCGGTGTTACCTTGGGGAGGGTTCCAACCGGATTTCAGTTCTCGTTCTCGATAAACTCGGCAGCGATGCCCGCGCGTGGAATGACGAGACCACAAGCATTCGCATCTTCTACCTCGAACTGACGCTGGACTGATTTCTCTCCACTCCCCGGGGACCGTATTTATCCAAAAAATGACCAGAAGCCTGTTTCACCTCGCAACCATTTTCATCGGACTGGTTGTCGCCTCCAACCCAAGCATCGCCCGATCGCCGGGCAGCGCATTTTCCTCGCAGGCGGGCCGCTGGACCTGGTACACGGGCGAGCCGATTGTGCTCCAGAATGGTTCTTCCGGTGACGGCATCTCCGCGCCCCTGGAAATCCGCCGGTTGCCACCGGAGCACGTGCTGCTCCGCGAGACCCTGCTCATTGCGCAGCGCCGCAAGCTCAGCGCCACCGAACAGGCCTATGTCACCGACGCCACCGCCCGGCTTGCATCCACGACATCCGCGACCGTGATCGTCGTGGCGGGCTCCGACGGCGAAAAGACCAAAGTCGTCCGAGCGACCGCACCCGATACCGGTTTGCCGGTCCTTCTCCGCTTGCCGCTGACGGAAGACGGCACCGCCCGCATCGCTCCCGAAACGCTCCCGCCCGGCACCTACGAGGTACGCGTGCCAGCCGTCACCGGCGCTCCGCCTGTTGTCCGCACGCTCACCCTCCGCACGCCGCTCGATCATACCGACTTCCTCATGCGCGGCACCGACCTCTTCGCCGCGCTTCCGAACCACCGCGAACTTTTTCAGATGCCCGCAGCCGGCATCAACACCATCCAGGCCCACTACCGCAATGCCGAGGGCGCGGACTCGCTTGCCGCCCTCGGCTACGAAGGCGTCAATTGCGGCATCCAGCCGAAGGCCGATCCCTCGTGGGCCCCGACGAAATCGGACGGCACCTCCGGCGGACGCCAGTTCTACAACGTCAGCTTCAACAACGCGGACTCCATCCGCGGCATGACCGACTACATCCACGGCCCCGGACGCGCCCAGCTCCTGCATCCGTTCAACAGCACCTCGCTCACGATCAACGAAGTCGCCGACATGGTCCTCATCGACTACAGTCCCGCCGCCCGCGCCGGATGGACTTCGTATCTGGAAAAAACCTACAAAACCATCGACGCCCTCCGCGCCGACTGGGGAGCCGAAGCCGACGCCGACGCCGGCCTCGCGTCCTTCGAGGCCGTTCCGATGCCCGAGCCTCCCGGCGGGGTGGGCGGTTCCTTCAACACTCATCTGATGATGGACCGGGATCAGCAGGAGCAGGCGAAGGAAACCTCCACGACCGCGCAGCCGGACTGGCTTCGCGCCGCCTGGTGGCACTGGCTCAGGTTCAAGGACCTTTCCATGCGTGACTGGCTCGCGCACGCCAAACACGAATACGACCAGGCCGGTGCCCTGCTTTCTGGCGACAAGCTCATTCACCCGCACCACGACCCCGGAATCACTTTCCGCTGCAACTGGTTCGTGCTCTCTCAGCAGGGCAGCAGGATCTTCACCTACGATTCCTACAATCCCACCTGGCGCTTTGGCGCTTACTTCGCCGACCTCGCTTCGCAACTCCATTCGACGCCCTGGGTGCTGGAGACGAACAAGCTCGGGGGGCCGCCCGCCGAGGCCGCCGCCGAGCTCTACAGCCTTTATGCCCACGGCCTGACCGGTGTCGCCTTTTTCAAATGGCAGCCCTACACGGAAGGTCCTTACTATTTCGGGCTCCTCGATCCGGACTGGAAACCGGGTGAAAAATTCGACGCCGTCGCCCGCATGTATGCGCTCGCCGCGCAGACCGCGCCCTCGCTTCTCCATCTTCGCACCGAACGCTCTCCCGTCGCCGTCATCTATCCGCATTCCGACCTCGTGCAAAACACGGCCCGCGACTGGACGCTCTTGCGGAACTGGCACGCCTTCTACGGAGCATTTACCAGCCGGCACCTGGTGCCGCACATCCTCACCGAGGAGTTCGCCGACCAGCCCGTTCCGGACTGGATCAAGGTCGTCGTTCTCGCCGACGTGAATCATGTCGGACCCACGGTCTGGGCAAACCTCCGGTCGTGGGTCAGGGAAAAAGGCGGTGCTCTCGTCATCGCCGGACGCACCGGCGAGTACGACCGCTACGGGAAAAAATCATCCGTCCTGTCGCAGTATTTCGAATACGAAACCGGCGACGCCCGCC harbors:
- a CDS encoding N-terminal cleavage protein; the protein is MKTQPNLHPYSLPSRAFTLIELLTVIAIIGILAGIMIPVVGAVRAKARAVQCISNLRQIGVAFLGHAAANKDYLPNGCWRASGVELMWDEAISPYLQHSFGSSAPNDVSGNRRGKDMLFCPSDTKHARYSATWVRRSYSFSRGATPSDRDKQYGYRLSEFTSLSRTILVTDRSQSNNYCGSYACWDIGGASTQKGGDGMGEQTHKGRFNYLFVDGHVKNLDPAETSTPYNMWTFTGQ